A single region of the Erythrobacter sp. HL-111 genome encodes:
- a CDS encoding cupin domain-containing protein yields MTQDRSGTGNSAVALIEQLRLQPHPEGGWYRETWRAGTQPGTGGERAAGTAILFLLRAGESSHWHRVDAEELWIWQAGDPLELRLAESDYAEVTSLRLGADVAQGEAPQGVVPTGHWQATRPLTPDEGAHGWSLVSCVVVPGFDFAGFELAPPGWEPGQDTSGQGTSEKGTPGQE; encoded by the coding sequence ATGACGCAGGACCGGTCCGGAACGGGCAATAGCGCGGTCGCGCTGATCGAACAATTGCGGCTGCAGCCGCATCCCGAGGGCGGCTGGTACCGCGAGACGTGGCGCGCGGGCACGCAGCCCGGCACCGGCGGCGAGCGGGCGGCGGGGACGGCGATCCTCTTCCTGCTCAGGGCGGGCGAATCCTCGCACTGGCACCGGGTCGATGCGGAGGAGCTGTGGATCTGGCAGGCGGGCGACCCGCTCGAGCTGCGGTTGGCCGAGAGCGACTATGCCGAGGTCACGAGCCTGCGGCTGGGCGCGGATGTCGCGCAGGGCGAGGCGCCGCAGGGCGTGGTGCCGACCGGCCACTGGCAGGCGACCCGGCCGCTGACCCCGGACGAGGGCGCGCATGGCTGGTCGCTGGTGTCCTGCGTCGTGGTGCCCGGCTTCGATTTCGCGGGTTTCGAACTCGCTCCGCCGGGCTGGGAGCCGGGACAGGACACGTCCGGACAGGGCACGTCGGAAAAGGGCACGCCGGGACAGGAATGA
- a CDS encoding DUF3253 domain-containing protein, with the protein MTAEQAILALLEERGPGRTICPSEAAKRLAGPQGDWRAVMGVVHESVDALHEKGEIALSRKGEPISRRRGAYRIARRRPGGPRTVS; encoded by the coding sequence ATGACGGCCGAGCAGGCGATCCTCGCGCTGCTGGAGGAGCGCGGCCCCGGCCGGACGATCTGCCCGAGCGAGGCCGCGAAAAGGCTGGCCGGGCCGCAGGGCGACTGGCGCGCCGTGATGGGCGTGGTGCACGAAAGCGTCGATGCCCTGCACGAGAAGGGCGAAATCGCGCTGTCGCGCAAGGGCGAACCGATCAGCCGGCGGCGCGGAGCCTACCGCATCGCGCGCCGCCGGCCGGGCGGGCCGCGAACCGTCAGCTGA
- a CDS encoding SWIB/MDM2 domain-containing protein, translating to MAGNNALQKPVQLSGDLEAVVGKGPMTRAEVTSKVWEYIKANNLQDSKDKRQINPDAKLGAVIGNDQISMFKMTAAVSKHLS from the coding sequence ATGGCTGGCAATAATGCGCTGCAGAAACCCGTTCAGCTTTCGGGCGACCTCGAGGCGGTGGTCGGCAAGGGCCCGATGACCCGCGCCGAAGTCACGTCCAAGGTGTGGGAATACATCAAGGCGAACAACCTCCAGGACAGCAAGGACAAGCGCCAGATCAATCCCGACGCCAAGCTCGGCGCGGTGATCGGGAACGACCAGATCTCGATGTTCAAGATGACCGCGGCGGTGTCGAAGCACCTCAGCTGA